In the Acidimicrobiia bacterium genome, CCCGATCTTCGTTGCCGCCAACTGAGAAGTTCACGAAGACCTCTTGTGCGAGTTGATCGAGCCCGGCTTGGGTAGGTACTTGGTACACATTGTTATCAAAGCCTTGAAACCGCCCTCCGTCGGTGAGTACGGTGACCGGCCAGCCAGGGGTTCGCCCCCACACCAGATATCGAGCAACGTTCTCAGGTTCCCGAAGCCGGGAGCGGATCCGGACGAACGTGGAGAAGCGCCCGACCTGCTGTTCGAGTGAAGCCCAGCTGAACTGACCGTACAAGCCCAACCGACCAGCCGATGGCAGGTACTCGCGCAGGTCGTAGGAAATCCCCGGATTGGCATCGTTGTAGTCACGGATCGATATCCCGATGACTACGACCTCCGGACACAAATCCGGCCAGACGAGATCACGTGACCAGACCTTCCAGGTACTCGGAGTAGTCGAGGGAATTGCCGCGTTGTAACCCGACGAGAACCGGCTTTCCTCTCCGACAAAACCCGAATCAATTCCGGCATTCACGACTGACGACCCGATAAACACAACGTCAACCTGACCAGCCCGGTCGATCTGATCTGCCTTGTCCTGGGTGAACTGGTTGTCCCACAAGAGTTGGCCGGGAATGTGCGGCGCCAGCAAACGGGCTCCCCCTTCAAGGAGCAGCACCACGACGAGGAATCCAAGAATGAGCGAACGACGCATCAGAACTGGAAATATAGGAAGGGGACAACTTCTTGACCAGAGAACAAGACGATCGCCATGAAGAACGCACCGTAGACCAACCCTTGGGCGAAGGCGGGAAGCTGAAGCAGGCCTTCGTGGCGTCGGGTGCGGCGTTGCACGAGATCGACAAACAGGACCGCCAGACCGGCGGGAACCACCAGCACCAAACCGCCATAGGGGATGCCGTCGGCGTGGCGGGCTGTAGCGATACCCGATAGTACGTCCCATGCCTGTGGGAAGGAGTCAGCTCTGAAGAACACCCATGAGAGGGCAACCAGGTGGAACGTCAGGAGCACGGCAGGCACATCGCCCCATCGGGGCGGGTCCGTTTCCGAGCGCTCGGATCGGCTGCGGAATCGACGATGAATGACCAGATAGAGTCCATGCAAACCGCCCCATACGACAAACGTCCATGCCGCGCCATGCCATAGGCCTCCGAGCAGCATGGTCACCATCAAGTTTCGCTGGGTGGCGACCGCCCCGTTGCGGCTTCCCCCGAGGGGTATGTAGAGATAGTCGCGTAACCAGGTCGAGAGTGAGATGTGCCAGGTGCGCCAGAACTGGGTGATGTTGCGTGACAAATACGGCTGGTTGAAGTTCACCATGAGGTCGAAACCAAGCAACCTGGCGGACCCCCTGGCGATGGACGAGTAGCCAGAAAAGTCGCCGTAGATCTGCAAACTGAACGCGTAAACGGCTACCAACAGCTGCATCCAACCTGCGGTTCCCGCCGTTTCAAACGTTTCTTGGACGAACGGCGCGAGCGCGTCGGCAATGACCACCTTCTTGAACAGCCCGATGAAGATGAGCAACAGTCCTGACGAAAGATCCGCCCCCGTGAGCTTGGGCCGATCGGCCAGGAACTGGGGCAACAGTCGTTTGGCCCGTTCAATCGGACCGGCCACCAGTTGAGGAAAGAACGCCACAAAAACGGCAAAGGTCAACAGATTGTCGGTTGGCTCGAGCTCCCTGCGGTAGAC is a window encoding:
- a CDS encoding MBOAT family protein, with product MAFNSMQYAVLLAVVFGLYRLLRRREQNLLLLVASYVFYAFWDWRFLSLLWISTLVDFAVGKRMGSSKDPVVRKRLLQVSMAVNLGILGFFKYFGFFADSARELLETLGIQADFVTLHIVLLVGISFYTFQTMSYTIDVYRRELEPTDNLLTFAVFVAFFPQLVAGPIERAKRLLPQFLADRPKLTGADLSSGLLLIFIGLFKKVVIADALAPFVQETFETAGTAGWMQLLVAVYAFSLQIYGDFSGYSSIARGSARLLGFDLMVNFNQPYLSRNITQFWRTWHISLSTWLRDYLYIPLGGSRNGAVATQRNLMVTMLLGGLWHGAAWTFVVWGGLHGLYLVIHRRFRSRSERSETDPPRWGDVPAVLLTFHLVALSWVFFRADSFPQAWDVLSGIATARHADGIPYGGLVLVVPAGLAVLFVDLVQRRTRRHEGLLQLPAFAQGLVYGAFFMAIVLFSGQEVVPFLYFQF